The Triticum aestivum cultivar Chinese Spring chromosome 4B, IWGSC CS RefSeq v2.1, whole genome shotgun sequence sequence gtcgctgTCGGTGGAgaggttcttcacatagaagtaggagcgctgccacatcttcaccgatttCACCAGCGAGATGagagggaaggggttgtcggccgtcgagcgccgcaccacgatgtaggtgccgcactgagccggcgTGCCGGCGGCCTGCGTGCCGAGCTttgaagagaagaattctccccacaactcgagggtagggagaacgccgaggaagccttcgcacatcgTGGCAAAGGCGGAGAGTAGCACCACCGcatttggagtgaggtggtgcggctgaagattgtggaactccaggaacaaacggaagaacccgctcgccggcagccccagcccgcgcataaggtgcgagcgaaagacgacccgctcgccctcctccggcgcgggCCGGATCTCTCCCGCCGGTGCAGGACGGGCGtgcacgaggtccgcgctggggagacggcgggtccggcggaggaactcgatatgcTCCGCCTCCACGTCCGAGCCGTCCCAAATGCCGGagcgcgaggcagggggcgcggcggaggaagaactcatcgccggCGTGAGAGGTGCTTTTGCTCgcggcagaggaagaagagaaggcagGAGGGCGGCGGAGAGGATGCGCGTGCAGTGCCGCCCTGCTCCTCCCCGCCTATTTATAGCCCTACGGGCTgaggagccgagggggcgggcgtgggattaactgcgcatgaAGCCCCACGCCGCCCattatttaccccacgaagttactgcgcgcagtaacaacGTGGGGAAGCCAACCGTTCGcgaccgcagcggatccgctcggaagccgaggcgcggtagtggcgggccccgcctagcGGCCCGTCCCGTCGCTCGGGTGGGTGGGCAGACTATCCTCCCCACGTGGCGCCGCGCGATAGGACCGCCTCGATGGCAGCAGGGAGGCGTATCCGATACGCCGCCTGTTTTCCCGCCGCGACTCTCAAACAGTGGCCCCTCGCTGAACAAAGTCCGACTTCAGCGAGTCGGCCCAAAGAAGACAACGGCCGAGTCTCAGAGTCGGCGCTGGGAAGCTTGAAACTGTCAAAGCCCCACGAGGCGgcgtccgcagggcttcgccagcttcggggactactgtcggagtaatgggccacgggtaggctgacccgggacccaggatctttcaagacgtcggggcaggccacgcccctccagccgagtcccagctggcgatCTCCAGAAGAGGCCGAGTCCCAGCTAGCGATCTCCGGAGGAGCCGAGTCCCAGATGACGGCTTCAAAGCAAGCCGGCTCCAGGCTAGCGACCTCCAGGAGTGCCGACTGTGGGAGTCGGCCCATGACACTTCACGAAGACCGATGCGGGGTACGGCCACGACGTGGCCGTCCCTCCTTGCctacgaggggctggcatggctacagtgagccgtatcgctggaagatctccggcgaggcaccacactgttgccatgcctgccctgaccttagCCACAGTACACGACGCACTgtgcccatgacgccggcctgtacggcccgaagaccgcggggccacctgtcagtgagtgaatcAAAGGCGGCCAGAGCGCCCGAAGACGGCCCTGTGGGAGTCTGCCTCCCCGGAGTCGGCCGTCTCCCCTccagggccccacaagccataaaccagattggatggggagtggcgacagtgatcgcctgatagacggcggtactgttgccacgacccaatgaccaagcctgcgtcatgaGGAGCGCCGCACAGTGTCCGGCCTatccgcgggacccaccagtcggcgggccccagaagccggcgggaaggacggcgacatgagagacagacgactgggacccacgcccagtcggattaccattgtacccccggggggtaggcctatataaaccccccggggcacccatgcaaagggttcggatctTGATAGAGATAGACACATAGCCCAGGGAGGAGAGGactagccttgctctctcctgcctcccgatacagctctaggagcaccattgtagttaccttgccatagtgaccatgcggagaccccgcagagcagcagtaggggtgttatctccccggagagccccgaagctgggtaagattcgccggcgtgcatgtctacgccttatcccgtttccaggcaccggcgacgttctactcacccccaccatgataagccatcctttggcatatgtcgcacccaacccccgacagtcaTTTTGACCGTGTGGTGAAATCTGAACAGTGTATGACGTGTGGGCTCGGGCTAGATCCGATTGGCTGGGTTAAACTTTTCTGGGTGTACACGCGCCGCGTCGCGCGCGCCGCGCCCTCCGCATCGTGCAGAGTGGGCGAGCTCGTCTACAATTTGCTAGAGGGGGATAGAGGATGGACTAACGTGTACGAATCCGCCCCGCGAACTATGATGGACGGGCCTTGTTGGCTAATGGTCCCACACAACGGTAGCTGGGCTTGTTTTCTTCCGCGTGCAGATTGACCGGGTCATCCAGCGGGAGATAAAAATCATCCCGCGCTGCGCGGCGCGACGTGCGTCCCATGCCCTTCCCACGCCGCGTCAGTCAAACACCGGCCCTCTTTCTCCCAATCCCCGCAGCCGTCGCGCCCGGCACACCTCCCTTCTCCACTCCCCCCCGCACCCCACCCTTCCCAGCCGAGCTTGTTCCTCTAGCCACCCACtcgtctgctcctcctcctcctcctctctctcttctAGCTTCCTCCTCCTTCCTGATCTCTACGTCGGCCGGACCacgagaggagcggcggtggcggAGACGCTCCGGTGGCGGCATCGAGTTGCGAACCCCAGGAACCAGGTCTGGGGGTTCGGTTCCAAGGCGCGGACGGCTTCTCCGCCTATGACACCGAGGGCAAGTGTACACCCCAGTCCCCTCCTCCTGCGCAAAccctacgagagagagagagagagaggaagatgagagggagggagagagaatgACCGGCGTCAGCCTGCACCAGCAAGGACGGGCGCGACGTGGAGGTTGGCCGCTGCTCGATCTGCTCTTGGATCGGGAGCTTCGACGAAGCTGGGGTTCGGGCGCATTGCACCGGAGGCTGCACTCCACCTCTTGCTTGTGGTGCGGTGGACAGCAACTCTTGCGGTCGTGCGGCTGACGGCGGCCTCAGCGGGTGGTCAACGACACTTGCAGCTGGTGCTCTACCCATGGATTCCGGCACAGCCCGAAATACTCAGGTGGTCAATTAGAAGCCCCTTTATTTATATATTTTGGGATTGCTAACCTCCTCATTCTCTCTTTAGACGTGGGTCTTTTTGTCCATAAAAACTATGAAGTTGTAAGTTCTTGTTCTTTATATTTGTGCAGATATTTGACTGCATTACTGAATGTTCTAGGGTTGGAGCAGCAGCTGAGCTTAGGTGAGTGCTTAGTTTCTATGTGGATCACATAAAAAATAGAAATCCTAATTTCTGAAAATAGATCGAACCATGTATATATTTGCAGGGCAAGACAAGCACATTAGTTGAATCCTGAACTTATAGGATGGTTTCCCCTGCCACAACCATTGTCATCGGCCTGCATTCCCTTGTCAAGCGTGCATCGGTGCTGGATATGCAAGCTGCAACAGTGCATCAACGGGCAGGCAAGAGCAAGACGATGGTCATGATTTTTGGTTTGAAGTTGCTTTTATGAACTGTCAGTCAACATTTGCAGTGAATACATATACTATTTCTTCTGCACCTAGCCGAGTAATTTAGCTGATAATTTTTTTTCCTTATGCAGCCAAGCAGTGGAAGACAATGTTAACTGAAGCCACTTTTGTTGGTCATGGATTTACAAGAAAGCCAGTAGAGTATGAAAAGGTTCTCATGGGACTCACCCTGAACTGAAATCTATCTTCAACCTTGGTATATCTCTATAGAAAAACCCAAGTGGAAGCCACTTTTGTTGGTCATGGATTTACAAGAAAGCCAGTAGAGTATGAAAAGGTTCTCATGGGACTCACCCTGAACTGAAATCTATCTTCAACCTTGGTATATCTCTATAGAAAAACCCAAGTGGTCCAATATTTTGTTTGTTTCCTTAGTGCCTGTTGTTGTTAGTTTGTTATAACTGCATTTATGGCCTATTGTtggtttctttcttttattctgtttAGGTGGGTTCTAAACTATTAAATTATGAAACGTTTTGTTTATCAGTTTGAGACCTGCTTTAGGAAAAAGAATGAAAGGAATAATTCTTATTTCATGATGACACTCATGACTGTCGAACTGCAGAAAATACTTGATTTATGTACTCTGCACAGTGATGAGTATACCATTTAACATGTGCATATGTTAAAATTGTGACTCTAAGGGCCTACTTGCTTCATAA is a genomic window containing:
- the LOC123091460 gene encoding uncharacterized protein — protein: MVSPATTIVIGLHSLVKRASVLDMQAATVHQRAGKSKTMVMIFAKQWKTMLTEATFVGHGFTRKPVEYEKLKLKAMHGIVQFEVYLTCADLRMKGRRQNLAEELNKIKFLVISDVCQLMPP